From the genome of Thermosynechococcus sp. NK55a:
AAGGCGGTAGATTTAGGCCATGGCCACAGGCTATCTTGGAGCTAGAACACTTTTAATTTCTAGGCTTAATTTTTAGGATTGAGGATGCCCCGACCCACTGTTATTCTCCATGGCGGCGCCGGCAGGTCGCTCCAAGATAAAGGTGGTCTCATTCCTGTCCGCCAATCCCTCCATGGCATTGTCACCCAAGTAGTTCAGGCCCTCAAAGAAGGAGCAACGGCGATTGAGGCAGTGGTTTTGGGGTGTCGGCTCCTAGAAGATGAACCGCGCTTCAATGCCGGCACAGGCTCGGTGCTGCAGTCCGATGGGCAGATTCGCATGAGCGCCTCTTTAATGGATGGGCAGCGGCAGCGCCTTAGTGGTGTCATCAACGTCTCGCGAGTAAAAAATCCCATTGATCTTGCCCACTGGCTACAACAGTGCCCCGATCGCGTTCTGTCCGATGTGGGGGCAGCAGAATTGGCTCGTGAATTGCAGCTTCCTGTGTATCAACCCCTAACGGATCAGCGACTCTACGAATGGCTGGAGGAACGCAAGGGGAATTTCTCAAAATCAATGGCGAGGGTGGTGGCCGAAGAGGCAGGACGGGGCACGATTGGTGTCGTGGTTTTAGATCAGCAGGGACACTTGGCTGTGGGGACTTCC
Proteins encoded in this window:
- a CDS encoding isoaspartyl peptidase/L-asparaginase, translating into MPRPTVILHGGAGRSLQDKGGLIPVRQSLHGIVTQVVQALKEGATAIEAVVLGCRLLEDEPRFNAGTGSVLQSDGQIRMSASLMDGQRQRLSGVINVSRVKNPIDLAHWLQQCPDRVLSDVGAAELARELQLPVYQPLTDQRLYEWLEERKGNFSKSMARVVAEEAGRGTIGVVVLDQQGHLAVGTSTGGKGFERIGRVSDSATPAGNYANSLAAVSCTGIGEDILDEALATRIVVRVTDGLSLGAAFEKSFREAASRQRDFGAIGLDHQGAIAWGKTCDVLLAAYWDGTTIGDTLELPPGLQVGSQK